A genomic window from Salvia hispanica cultivar TCC Black 2014 chromosome 5, UniMelb_Shisp_WGS_1.0, whole genome shotgun sequence includes:
- the LOC125190247 gene encoding 60S ribosomal protein L5-like: MVFVKAQKSKAYFKRFQVKYKRRREGKTDYRARIRMINQDKNKYNTPKFRFVVRFTNKDIICQILSSSIAGDHVLAAAYAHELPRYGLEVGLTNYAAAYCTGLLLSRRVLKTLELDEEYEGNVEATGEDYSVEPAESRRPFRALLDVGLIKTTTGNRVFGALKGALDGGLDIPHSDKRFAGFSKDNKQLDAEVHRKYIYGGHVASYMQTLIEDEPEKYQSHFSEYIKRGIDADNIAEVYKKVHAAIRADPTPKKSEKKQPTEHKRYNLKKLTYEERKNKLIERLNALNAAAGNDDDDDEDEEDDE; encoded by the exons ATG GTTTTCGTCAAAGCCCAAAAATCCAAGGCCTATTTCAAGCGTTTCCAAGTTAAGTACAAGAGAAGAAGAG AGGGGAAGACTGATTATCGAGCAAGGATTCGCATGATTAACCAGGATAAGAATAAGTACAACACTCCAAAGTTTCGCTTTGTTGTGCGATTT ACCAACAAGGACATAATTTGCCAGATTTTGTCTTCGAGCATTGCTGGTGATCATGTTCTTGCTGCTGCATATGCACATGAGCTGCCTCGTTATGGCCTAGAAGTTGGACTCACCAACTACGCTGCAG CTTACTGCACCGGACTTCTTTTGAGTCGTCGAGTCCTGAAGACCCTTGAGTTGGATGAGGAGTACGAAGGAAATGTGGAG GCAACCGGAGAAGATTATTCAGTTGAGCCTGCAGAAAGCAGAAGGCCTTTCCGTGCCCTATTGGATGTTGGCCTAATCAAAACTACTACTGGAAACCGAGTTTTTGGTGCCCTCAAG GGAGCTCTGGATGGTGGGCTTGACATCCCACACAGTGACAAGAGATTTGCTGGATTTAGCAAGGACAACAAGCAGCTTGATGCTGAAGTGCACCGTAAGTATATCTATGGTGGACACGTTGCTTCTTACATGCAG ACTCTGATCGAAGATGAGCCTGAGAAGTACCAGTCTCACTTCAGTGAGTACATTAAGAGGGGTATTGATGCAGATAACATTGCAGAGGTGTACAAGAAGGTTCATGCTGCAATTCGTGCTGATCCTACACCTAAGAAATCTGAAAAGAAGCAGCCAACAGAGCACAAGAG GTACAACCTTAAGAAGCTAACTTATGAGGAGAGGAAGAACAAGTTGATTGAGAGGTTAAATGCTCTGAATGCTGCTGCTGGTAAcgatgacgatgatgatgaggatgaggaagaCGATGAGTGA